The Ascochyta rabiei chromosome 5, complete sequence genome has a segment encoding these proteins:
- a CDS encoding NADPH:quinone reductase encodes MKGIQIKEYVKGPDDLKVQSFPDPAPKDNEYLIAIHASATNFFDLLQIRGKYQHQPPFPWIAGSEFSGVVTKAPSSLPGGRTPLYKVGDKVFGASQGGYATHVACTEERLKGVPDGWSFAEAAGMFVTAPTSYAGLVTRANIKKGDWVLVHAAAGGVGLAAVQIAKAFGATVIATAGTQHKQDIARKFGADYAIDYRKSDWPEQVKKLTPKGRGVDIVYDPVGLIAQSMKCTAWNGRLLVVGFAAGDIEKMATNRILLKNVSVVGLHWGMYAVNEPEMVDKVWDGIFELVREGKYRGTCYTDTEYVGLESVPAALKALGGRDSWGKVVIKVPQEGQSKI; translated from the exons ATGAAAGGCATTCAGATCAAGGAATACGTCAAG GGACCGGACGACCTCAAGGTCCAGTCGTTTCCAGATCCCGCGCCAAAAGACAACGAGTACCTCATTGCCATCCACGCCTCGGCTACCAATTTCTTCGACCTGCTGCAGATTCGCGGCAAGTACCAGCACCAGCCGCCATTCCCATGGATCGCCGGCTCCGAGTTCTCTGGTGTAGTCACGAAAGCTCCCTCGTCGCTTCCAGGCGGCCGAACGCCACTGTACAAGGTCGGCGACAAGGTCTTTGGTGCCAGCCAAGGTGGCTATGCTACACACGTCGCATGCACAGAGGAGCGACTGAAGGGGGTGCCTGACGGCTGGAGCTTCGCAGAAGCAGCCGGCATGTTCGTCACAGCGCCAACCAGCTACGCAGGACTGGTCACCAGGGCAAACATCAAAAAGG GTGACTGGGTACTCGTGCACGCAGCGGCCGGCGGTGTCGGCCTTGCCGCTGTCCAGATCGCCAAAGCCTTCGGTGCAACTGTCATCGCCACTGCTGGTACCCAGCACAAGCAGGACATCGCCAGAAAATTTGGCGCAGACTATGCCATCGATTACCGCAAGTCAGACTGGCCTGAGCAGGTCAAGAAGCTGACGCCCAAGGGGCGCGGTGTCGACATCGTGTACGACCCTGTTGGGCTCATTGCACAGTCCATGAAGTGCACCGCGTGGAATGGAAGGCTGTTGGTCGTTGGTTTCGCTGCTGGCGACATCGAAAAGATGGCGACGAACCGCATCTTGCTGAAGAACGTCAGCGTCGTCGGCTTACACTGGGGCATGTACGCGGTCAACGAGCCGGAGATGGTCGACAAGGTGTGGGACGGTATCTTTGAGCTAGTGCGAGAAGGCAAGTACAGAGGCACCTGCTACACAGACACCGAGTATGTAGGGCTCGAGAGTGTGCCAGCCGCACTGAAGGCCCTGGGCGGGCGAGACAGCTGGGGTAAGGTTGTTATCAAGGTCCCACAGGAAGGTCAAAGCAAGATCTAG
- a CDS encoding DNA-directed RNA polymerase II subunit RPB2, which yields MADQYTDDFAMEEYEDEEDDGAITSEDCWAVISSFFDTKGLVSQQLDSYDEFTRNTIQDIVKENGSVILEQNTPYNPDEDVDPIIKRRYEIKFGRVYLARPTHTEGDGTTVQLYPHEARLRNLTYSGAMLADIENRIMVARETTAPAEDDDDEVEGQGGGVTQIRWDREDIPMDSDESARVFIGKLPVMLRSELCHLRGQNDEALFGLNECPYDQGGYFVINGSEKVLIAQERSAANIVQVFRKKQGPIPWIAEIRSAVEKGTRLISSFNIKWAENSLASGKRMPGPFAYATLPYIKADVPMAIVFRALGIVSDEEILGHIVYDRTDTQMLELLKPSIEEGSVVQDRESALDFIAKRGATQGTKDRRLKFAKDIMQREFLPHISQREGQDTRKAYFFGYMIHRMLQCVLGRRDEDDRDHFGKKRLDLAGPLIANLFRILFLKLTKDVYKYLQRCVENNQDFNVQMAVKASIITNGLKYSLATGNWGDQKKAASAKAGVSQVLNRYTYASTLSHLRRTNTPVGRDGKLAKPRQLHNSHWGLVCPAETPEGQACGLVKNLSLMCYVSVGSDAGPISDFMSQRNMQLLEEYDQNQNPDATKVFVNGVWVGVHSNAQQLVSTVQELRRNGTLSYEMSLIRDIRDREFKIFTDAGRVMRPLFVVESDVRKPNRNHLVFSQSHYNKLVEEQQAQAAAGVGEEEKTELTYGWKGLIQDGVIEYLDAEEEETAMIVMSPEDLGEWRDMKMGIPQDARNPQGKDRLARIKPKPDPRIHAYTHCEIHPAMILGICASIIPFPDHNQSPRNTYQSAMGKQAMGVALTNYALRMETMMNVLYYPQKPLATTRSMEYLKFRELPAGQNAIVAIACYSGYNQEDSVIMNQSSIDRGLFRSLFYRAYTEQEKRIGVNVLEQFEKPTRADTLRLKGGTYDKLDDDGVVAPGVRVSGDDIIIGKTAPIAADAQEMGQKTSLHTKRDVSTPLRSTENGIVDQVLFTTNTEGLRFVKVRTRTTKVPQIGDKFASRHGQKGTIGITYRQEDMPFTRDGLTPDLVINPHAIPSRMTIAHLVECLLSKVGAITGREGDATPFTDVTVDQISELLEEAGYQKRGLEIMYNGHTGKKMRTQIFLGPTYYQRLRHMVDDKIHARARGPLQILTRQPVEGRARDGGLRFGEMERDCMIAHGAAAFLKERLFTVSDAYTVHVCDICGLMSPIAQLKQGKYECRPCHNKTRISQIHIPYAAKLLFQELLAMNIATRMFTTRSGLSVRD from the exons ATGGCTGACCAATACACGGACGACTTCGCGATGGAGGAGtacgaagacgaagaggatGATGGAGCCATCACCTCTGAGGACTGCTGGGCCGTCATCAGCTCGTTCTTCGACACAAAGGGCCTGGTTTCGCAGCAGCTGGACTCGTACGACGAATTTACACGCAACACAATACAAGACATAGTCAAGGAGAACGGCAGCGTCATCCTCGAGCAGAACACGCCCTACAACCCAGACGAGGACGTCGACCCCATCATCAAGCGCCGCTACGAGATCAAGTTCGGCCGCGTGTACCTGGCGCGGCCCACCCACACCGAAGGCGATGGCACAACCGTGCAGCTCTACCCGCACGAGGCACGTCTGCGCAACCTCACCTACTCCGGTGCCATGCTGGCAGACATCGAGAACCGCATCATGGTCGCCCGCGAGACCACGGCACCTGCcgaagacgacgatgacgaggTCGAGGGCCAAGGAGGCGGTGTTACACAGATTAGGTGGGACCGCGAAGATATCCCCATGGACAGCGATGAGTCGGCACGCGTCTTCATAGGAAAGCTGCCTGTCATGCTGCGCTCAGAACTCTGCCATCTGCGTGGGCAAAACGATGAGGCGCTCTTTGGCCTCAACGAGTGCCCCTACGACCAGGGTGGCTACTTCGTTATCAACGGCAGTGAAAAGGTCCTGATCGCACAAGAACGCAGTGCTGCGAACATCGTTCAGGTCTTCCGAAAGAAGCAGGGTCCCATTCCTTGGATCGCCGAGATTAGAAGTGCTGTCGAAAAGGGAACGCGCCTTATTTCCTCGTTCAACATCAAGTGGGCTGAGAACTCGCTGGCTAGCGGCAAGCGTATGCCTGGACCTTTTGCATACGCCACACTCCCCTACATCAAGGCCGATGTTCCCATGGCCATTGTCTTCCGTGCGCTTGGTATCGTTTCCGACGAGGAGATCCTCGGACACATTGTATACGACCGCACAGATACCCAGATGCTGGAGCTGCTCAAGCCCAGCATCGAGGAAGGTTCCGTGGTGCAGGACCGCGAGTCCGCGCTCGACTTCATCGCCAAGCGTGGAGCCACACAAGGAACAAAAGACAGGCGTCTCAAGTTCGCCAAGGATATCATGCAGCGCGAGTTCCTGCCTCACATCTCGCAGAGAGAAGGACAGGATACTCGCAAAGCCTACTTCTTTGGTTACATGATCCACCGCATGTTGCAGTGTGTCCTGGGTCGCCGAGATGAGGACGATCGTGACCACTTTGGAAAGAAGCGTCTCGATCTTGCAGGGCCGCTGATTGCGAACTTGTTCCGCATTCTCTTCCTGAAGTTGACCAAGGACGTCTATAAATACCTCCAGAGGTGCGTCGAGAACAACCAAGACTTCAACGTGCAGATGGCTGTCAAGGCCAGCATTATCACCAACGGCCTCAAGTACTCTCTCGCTACGGGAAACTGGGGTGATCAGAAGAAAGCAGCGTCCGCAAAGGCTGGTGTCTCGCAGGTGTTGAACCGATACACCTACGCTTCAACATTGTCCCATTTGCGTCGAACAAACACACCAGTTGGTCGTGACGGCAAGCTTGCAAAGCCCCGTCAATTGCACAACAGTCATTGGGGTCTTGTCTGCCCTGCCGAGACACCTGAAGGACAGGCCTGCGGTCTGGTCAAGAACTTGTCTTTGATGTGCTACGTCAGTGTTGGTAGCGACGCTGGGCCAATCTCCGACTTCATGAGCCAAAGGAACATGCAGCTCCTCGAGGAGTACGACCAGAATCAGAACCCTGATGCTACCAAAGTCTTCGTTAACGGTGTGTGGGTCGGTGTCCACTCCAACGCACAGCAGCTTGTATCAACCGTGCAAGAACTGCGACGAAACGGGACACTGTCTTACGAGATGAGTTTGATTCGTGATATCCGTGACCGAGAGTTCAAGATCTTCACTGATGCTGGACGTGTCATGAGACCCTTGTTCGTCGTTGAGAGCGACGTTCGCAAGCCCAATCGCAATCACCTTGTCTTCAGCCAGAGCCACTACAACAAGCTGGTCGAAGAACAGCAAGCGCAAGCTGCGGCAGGTGTTGGTGAGGAAGAGAAGACCGAGCTCACGTACGGCTGGAAGGGGCTTATCCAGGACGGAGTCATTGAATATCTCGATgctgaagaagaagagactGCCATGATTGTCATGTCGCCCGAGGATCTCGGCGAGTGGCGCGACATGAAGATGGGTATCCCACAAGATGCTCGCAACCCTCAAGGAAAGGACCGTCTTGCACGTATCAAGCCCAAGCCAGATCCTCGCATTCACGCCTACACGCATTGCGAGATTCATCCTGCCATGATTCTTGGTATCTGTGCCAGTATCATCCCCTTCCCGGATCACAACCAGTCGCCCCGTAACACGTACCAATCCGCTATGGGTAAGCAAGCCATGGGTGTCGCTCTGACCAACTACGCTCTCCGTATGGAAACCATGATGAACGTCCTTTATTATCCCCAAAAGCCACTTGCCACAACACGGTCTATGGAGTACCTCAAGTTCCGTGAGCTGCCCGCTGGACAGAATGCTATTGTTGCCATTGCCTGTTACTCCGGTTACAATCAGGAAGATTCCGTCATTATGAACCAGAGCAGTATCGATCGTGGACTCTTCAGGTCTCTGTTTTACCGAGCATATACCGAGCAGGAGAAGAGAATTGGTGTCAACGTTCTGGAACAGTTCGAGAAGCCAACACGTGCAGACACCCTGAGGCTCAAAGGTGGTACTTATGACAAGCTCGACGACGATGGTGTTGTTGCGCCTGGTGTGCGTGTCTCTGGTGACGACATCATCATCGGTAAGACTGCACCCATCGCCGCTGATGCTCAGGAGATGGGACAGAAGACATCGCTGCACACAAAGCGTGATGTGTCTACTCCTCTTCGTAGCACAGAAAACGGTATCGTTGATCAGGTTCTTTTCACCACCAACACTGAAGGTCTGCGATTCGTCAAGGTCCGTACACGAACAACCAAGGTGCCGCAGATTGGTGACAAATTCGCGTCTCGTCACGGACAGAAGGGAACCATCGGTATTACCTACAGGCAAGAGGACATGCCCTTCACAAGAGACGGTCTCACCCCCGACCTTGTTATCAACCCTCACGCCATTCCATCTCGTATGACGATTGCCCATTTGGTCGAGTGTCTGCTGTCCAAAGTCGGTGCCATCACCGGACGCGAAGGTGATGCTACGCCTTTCACTGATGTCACCGTTGATCAGATCTCTGAGTTGCTTGAAGAGGCCGGCTACCAGAAGCGTGGCCTCGAAATCATGTACAACGGACACACTGGCAAGAAGATGCGCACACAGATCTTCTTGGGTCCCACCTACTACCAGCGCCTGAGGCATATGGTCGACGACAAGATCCACGCGCGTGCCCGTGGTCCCCTCCAGATTCTGACTCGCCAGCCTGTCGAAGGTCGTGCTAGGGATGGTGGTCTGCGTTTCGGAGAAATGGAGCGTGATTGTATGATCGCTCATGGTGCTGCTGCTTTTCTCAAGGAGCGTCTATTCACAGTCTCGGATGCGTACACGGTTCACGTCTGCGACATCTGTGGTCTGATGAGCCCTATTGC CCAACTCAAGCAAGGCAAATACGAATGCCGTCCCTGCCACAACAAGACGCGCATCTCGCAAATCCACATCCCTTACGCCGCTAAGCTTCTCTTCCAGGAACTCCTCGCTATGAATATCGCCACTCGCATGTTCACCACTCGTTCCGGCCTCAGTGTCCGCGACTAG
- a CDS encoding Peptidylprolyl isomerase, whose amino-acid sequence MSVLLETSLGDITIDLLVDDAPKCCENFLKLCKSKYYNFAPVHSVQPNFSFQTGDPVGPGSKDSDGGRSIWGLLDPTDTAKKNFVPEIKHHLKHAEMGTVSMATAPNPENPDERFAGSQFIITLGPNIDFLDGKAAIFGTVVEGFDALEKINTAYVDDKGQPLKDIRILHTVVLDDPYDDPIGLIEPPESPLPSAAQLATVRVAHDENLEEENDPEALEKVRREREARAQALTLEMVGDLPFAEVAPPENVLFVCKLNPVTQDEDLELIFSRFGKIMGCEVIRDKRTGDSLQYAFIEYSNQKECEQAYFKMDGVLIDDHRIHVDFSQSVSKIADDWRDITNKKRRRAAGGFGGIDNLEKKTQYRGRGGRDIVSDSVVNNLVVDRDVAPQESKARDDKERRRDGAQRRERREEYHDDRYKRNRSRSPQRDRRDRDDGRYESNRRERSRSPDRRRESRRDRSRDRPKRDDGERRR is encoded by the exons ATGTCTGTGCTGCTTGAGACGTCACTTGGTGACATTACCATTGATCTTCTGGTAGATGACGCGCCAAAATGCTGTGAGAA CTTTCTCAAGCTATGCAAATCGAAGTACTACAACTTCGCGCCTGTGCATAGCGTCCAGCCCAACTTCTCCTTCCAGACTGGCGATCCCGTCGGTCCAGGATCCAAGGACAGTGATGGCGGTCGCTCAATCTGGGGCTTGCTTGATCCCACAGACACGGCAAAGAAGAACTTTGTACCAGAAATCAAGCACCACCTGAAGCATGCGGAGATGGGCACCGTCAGCATGGCCACAGCGCCAAATCCAGAGAACCCTGACGAACGATTCGCAGGCAGCCAGTTCATCATCACACTCGGCCCAAACATCGACTTCTTGGACGGTAAGGCTGCCATATTCGGTACAGTCGTTGAAGGTTTCGATGCGCTCGAGAAGATTAACACAGCGTACGTCGACGACAAGGGCCAGCCGCTCAAAGACATCCGCATTCTGCACACTGTTGTGCTCGACGACCCCTACGACGATCCTATCGGTCTCATAGAGCCACCAGAGAGCCCTCTCCCCTCTGCGGCGCAACTTGCAACAGTCCGTGTTGCTCACGATGAGAACCTCGAGGAGGAGAATGACCCAGAAGCGCTGGAGAAGGTTCGAAGGGAACGCGAGGCCCGCGCACAAGCCCTCACTCTTGAGATGGTTGGCGATTTGCCATTTGCCGAGGTCGCACCTCCTGAGAACGTGCTGTTCGTCTGCAAGCTCAATCCCGTCACGCAGGATGAAGACCTGGAACTCATCTTCTCACGATTCGGCAAGATAATGGGATGTGAAGTTATCAGGGACAAGCGTACTGGCGACAGTCTGCAGTACGCCTTCATCGAGTACTCAAACCAAAAGGAGTGCGAACAAGCCTACTTCAAGATGGACGGCGTCTTGATCGACGATCACCGCATCCACGTCGACTTTTCTCAGAGTGTGTCCAAGATTGCCGATGACTGGCGGGATATCACCAACAAGAAGCGGAGACGAGCAGCAGGTGGGTTTGGTGGTATCGACAACCTGGAGAAGAAGACGCAGTACCGTGGCAGAGGAGGTCGAGACATAGTCTCGGATTCTGTCGTCAACAACCTTGTAGTCGATCGTGATGTCGCACCGCAGGAGAGTAAGGCCCGGGATGACAAGGAGAGGAGACGAGATGGCGCACAGCGACGTGAGCGGAGAGAAGAGTACCACGACGATCGATACAAGCGCAACCGCAGTCGCAGTCCACAACGCGACCGCAGGGATCGCGACGACGGCCGGTACGAATCCAACCGGAGAGAGCGAAGCCGTAGTCCTGACAGGCGTCGCGAAAGCAGACGGGATCGGAGTCGAGACAGACCCAAGCGAGACGATGGGGAGAGAAGACGTTAA